The Melospiza georgiana isolate bMelGeo1 chromosome 19, bMelGeo1.pri, whole genome shotgun sequence genome segment CCCCTTCCTCGCCTCCCCCCCACAGCTTGAAGGCCGTGCTGATGGGGAAGCCCCAGGACAACACCGTGGACTTGTCGGGGATCCCGCTGACCCTGAAGGACCTGGAGAGGGTCACGTCGTACCTGGAGCACAGCTCGGAGCACATCGACACGGTGGAGCTGTGCTTCACCGAGCTGACGGACgagatgctgctgcagctgctgcccgcCCTCTGCGGGCTGCCCCGCCTCACCACGCTGGCGCTCAACGGCAACCGCCTGACCAAGGCCATCCTCAGGGACCTCACCGAGACCCTCAAGGACCCCAAGAAGTTCCCCAGCGTCACCTGGATCGATCTGGGCAATAATGTGGATATTTTCTCGCTGCCCCAACCCTTCCTGGTGAGCCTGAAGAGGCGTTGCCCCAAGCAGGGGAATTTGCCGACCATCCTGGAGTTTGGGGAGGGTCAGGTCAGTGAtttggaggggctgggggacagccaggaggagctgagggctgggccaggccaggctggcagcacgGACTGGGTGCAGATGGACAgaacagcccaggctggggagctgccTGGCCCAGAGcaaggggcagccacagcacagacaTGATGTTCAGCCCCTGGGTGGGCACCTTGAGCAAGGATGACTTCAAACCTCAGAGCTGGGGGAGTTCTGTTCCCACTCCTGGGTGCTCCAGGAGTCCCAGTGCTGCCTTCCCCCCGTGCCACCAACGTCAGTGATTTCCTTCTGGAAGAACACATCAAAGTGATCACGTGGAGTGTTTGTATTTCCCAACAGCTGGCCAGGTGTGCTGAAGCATTAGTGGTGTGCTGTGCTTTTGGCTCTCTCAGAAATGCATCTCCAAGGGGCTGCAGAACCTCAGAAGGGCaagagaggggagcagggaggtgcccaggctgggcagggaaaggctcccttccctcagtgctgcatctcagctgctccccacgtgggatggacagacagcagccACCCCAAAGGGACCTGCCTGGGATAAACCTTCAATCCTTCCCACTCCTGACTTCAGGAATCACTGGTGAGAGGCCTGGCTCCTGAGACACAACAAAAACCTGCTCACACACAAACCAGAGCTCAAAAATCTGCTCAGACACAAAGCAGGGCTCAAAACCTGCTCACACACCAACCTGGGGTGTTCCTCTCAGTATtgtgagcccagcccagagggaGAGCTCTGTTTTCCTGGGGCAAGGTTAAATCCCAGCCTGCAGCG includes the following:
- the LRRC75A gene encoding leucine-rich repeat-containing protein 75A, with translation MGTKQTKGCQPGGAGESPPGQPRRKAAPRERGDFLASLVAKSGEKFGKGAGASLPPYHRRICMIQDMLLLVKQGRQEEATELLKNLRQDLGMESTSLDDVLYRYASFRNLVDPITHDLIISLARYIHCPKPEGDSLGAMEKLCRQLTYHLSPHSQWRRQGIMKRKPQSCLKAVLMGKPQDNTVDLSGIPLTLKDLERVTSYLEHSSEHIDTVELCFTELTDEMLLQLLPALCGLPRLTTLALNGNRLTKAILRDLTETLKDPKKFPSVTWIDLGNNVDIFSLPQPFLVSLKRRCPKQGNLPTILEFGEGQVSDLEGLGDSQEELRAGPGQAGSTDWVQMDRTAQAGELPGPEQGAATAQT